ACCGCTCGTATCTCTCGCGGGACTTGACGAGGTCACGGCCGCCTTCCCTTTCTGCTTACGAGATAATCACCCACCAGACGACATAATGCTATATATAGTACAACAACAACCTAGAGAGAGAAGTGGAGAGGaaaagagagaaagtacctGAACACGCGAAGAAGAATAGAGGAAGTGAGAAGTAAACAGGTATTTATAGGGAGAGGTTCAGGGCATTCCCCAATGCGTCATCATAGGCCTACGTGGGCCAGTTTGGGCCTCAAAGGAACACTTAGTTGCCCACGAAACCGACGCGTCGCTTCGACTTCCCGCTTTAATCCGGTCCGACCCAGATCGAACCAGCGGTCCGACCCAGATCGAACCAGCGGTCGAGGTCAAAATCGGTTTAGCCAAAAGAAAACCGGTTTAACCTGAAACTTAAGAAGCCGAGGTAACGTCCCGTAAAATACCAATCGAGCTTCACGTCTTCACGACGAGCCGTCTATCCGTCCAAACCATTACCTTCCAAATTCATCGAGCTCGACAGAACGTCTCCCACCGATGaactggggggacttactgtagggGCTGGATTCGACCATCCATCAAGGCCCGAAGAATAGACGGCCCGGCCCGGCCCGTATAAGGCACAGTAACAGCTCGGCTTGACGGCTCGAAGCGCCGATCCCTCGGCACGACGCGAGAGTGCTTTTGGTCGATCGCACGTCGACTAAACGCACCCGGTTCGGTGGCTCCTCGAAGCAATGTGGACTTCTCGGCCCAACGAGCTAAAAGCCCACAAAGACGATGCGAGCTAGGTCACGGAAGAGCATTAGGTCATCTATATAAGGAGAGGAGGGTGCGACGTAAAGAGGATCCGAAATCATTCAAACATACTTAGCgggtagattagggttttaccttTATTATCTTGCCGTGTTGTATCTTTCCGGTAAAGCTCTTCGAGCTCCGGCACCCTTTCCTTTACGCATTTTCTTTCCTTGTAACCGACGAAACGCTTTTCCGACCATCAATAGGACGTCTTTGATTAACCCACATTTAAAACCGAACGTTCCCTCGTTTAGTACCGATCAAACAATGATGCTCTTAAACCCCAACACAGAGACTTCTTTCTGCTTTTTTTAGCAAGACTTCTTTCTGCTTTTATTAGAATTTCATTCCTTTCTTTTCCGGTAAACCAAGCAGAATAATGTTAATCCCTTTTCTGGAAAATCAACAGATAATGGCCCAAGAAAAGGTGCAGCTTCCTTGAAGTTGATCTGTTTCTGTGCAGAAAAGCcttgtttatttttatctatCTACTGTTCAGTACAGGACATTGTTCTTACTGTGTCGTAAGATTTATCAACTTTATCACTAATGACACTAAAGATGTTGGAGCAAGATTTCTCACATTAATTCAGCTTACTAAAGGTCCAATAAAAACGAACCGAATTGACAACTTTTATATGTTCCATGGGCGAAACCAACAATTCTGTCCAAAGGGAGGTAGTGAGCTCAAACTAAGTGGATACCAACCAATACACAGTCATCTTACGGTTAAGTAGTTACTCAACAATATAATATACAAGAAAATACCATTATTTTACATACGATTTCTGACTTGTTCACTTGATACATAGAATACTCCACTCCCTTCGAGCTGTATATCTTCGGCTTTATTCTTTTGTATTTACCATATTAATTGTCAATAATAAAATCCAATTCGAGCAAACTATCTTAGAGATctactaaaaaaaattctttcccACTATTTCCTAAACCTTGctctatttttatcaaaattttgattacGTGTTTTACCTTCCATTATTTGGCGCTGTCTATGGAGAGACGATAAAAAAAAGTCTCTAACTCAAAAGCTTAATCAAAGATCAGCCATATCGAAATGGATCAAAGAACCAAGAAATTCACCAAGAACAACACACTGATTCACCATACCGCTCCAACTTTCCCAGACGCATCTCAATCCCCGAGCTATCCCATTGACGGGTTGAACCTTAGCATTCACCGACTTCATCCAACCATCTCTCCTACTGCACTTAACACTGAGTCTTAAGGCTTCATCTTCCGCCATGAAGTTGTGATTGGACCTTGTGTCTACTACCACTTGGGTGAGTTTGTCATTGATCTGAGCTTCAACATATAGGAGCCCCTTGCTCGTTGGCTTCCCCACCGGATAAGAATTTAAAGCGTTAAAGATTTGTAGCGACCCCATTTTGCTCAGTTCTTATTTTTTAGTCTCTGTCTCACAATTCTCCATGATTCCGAACAATGACCCCATCTCTGGGCAGTCCTTCATAGGATGTGGTCTCTTTCACACAAAGCATCCTCTCTTAAGCACATCTTGTCTTGGTTGGTCGGGTAGTATCATGTCTCTCCCTTACCTTTGGTCACAaccttctccttcctcttaaAGGACTCGGAAGTACCTGAGGTGCGAAAGGCAGTCAATGACTCGTCCAATGCGATAGCTTCATCGACATACTGCACTTCCTGTCGCTGCAACTCTTGCTTCGCCAAAGACCGTAACCCATCAGAAAACTACAACACGAGATCTTCGTCTATCATGCTTGTAATCTGAACATGAGAGTAGTGAACCACCCGTTGGATGACGCCAGGTCTGGGcattcgggtcttcgggtcgggtttgggCCGGTTCCTCTCGGGGTCCGGAtctttcgggtcctaaatattttaacccaataggtacttataaatttttgggtcgggttcgggtcgggttcgggtcggttcttctcgggtccgggtcggttcggatctataattaaaatacccgtaatttttcgggtccaTATCGGGTCCGGTTGGGTTCGGGTATTTACGATCTAAAAAGGACATGGCATACCCAACGCCATCAAATTTAAtcgatatttgtcatatatatctaaaattttacttaataacttaaatgaaactattaataattaaaataaaacatttttaaactctaaattttacattttaaagcttcatattacttaaaaaatgttataaaataataacaaatgttgttaacaaaagatatttcaactaaatcataaaatattatatataaaatagaatacaaaaaatcatagttttagatatacatgtttttaagccggatacaaatcggttcttatcgggtcgggtctattcgggtcggatcttttcgggtccggatctattcgggtcggttcctttcggttccggttctttcgggtaaaagAAATATAGATCCaaaaggtacttgtaaattttcggttcggttctgggTCAGGTATTTTttggtcggttccggttcggattttcgggtccTGGTTAAAATGCCCACCTAGATGACGGTATGCTTCCtcctcccccccccccacccaacAAGTAATAAGTCATAGCTTTCACCTTCGCATTCTCATCCACCATGCTGAGATTATCGAAGTATTGCTCTATCTGccaaaagaggagagagagaggggggaGGGATCGAGAGGTGgaaggagagggagagggagagggcgAAGGGGTGGGgtagggagagagagagaaaagactCTTAGAGGGAGAAGGTGAGCAGATcctatagagagagaaagagggtgggcacttggagagagagaggagaagaggGCGAGGACTCTCTTGAGGGGGAGGGGAGAGAGATTGGGAAAGGACTCTCTTGAggggaggagagagagagagagtgggcAGGAGGCTCCTTGttgatattctttttttttgtctaccaTTGCTTGTTTCGTATGGCCTTGCTTGATTTTTCGAAGGTCGTTTCACACAATgtttacttttgttttgtttgcgaAAGTTGTTTACATAAAAACAAGTTCGAGCTCCATACTAAGTGGATATGGATAACAACCAAGACCCAATCACCTCGTGGTCAACTGCTTACTCAACTATCTAAGACCGTCTTGCAAAATGTAGAGTTTTCTTTAGTTTGCCAGAGTTGTTTCCATAAAAACTAGTTATAGCTCCAAACTAAGTGGATAACAACCAAGATCCAATCATATCGCAGTCAAATGGTTACTCAAAAATCCTAAATCTTTGGAGCAAGGCACAACATATACCTCTTAGATACACGAGTTGTTAAAACAATCTGAGGAGTATAAAAAACAAGTTAGAATACTCTCTACTTAGAATACTCTCTTCGAGTTATATTATCTTTGACTTTATCCTGTTGTATTCGTCATATTTATTGTCAATATTAAAGTCCAGTTCCAGCAAACTATCTTAGGACTCTACTCACATACACTCTCTCACACTCGCACCGAATTCATAAACCTAACTTTTATTCTATTAAATTGTTGATTGCGGGTTCTAATCCCACACTAGGGTTCCAcaagtttgatcttttgttGTTTAGACTATGACAGATGGCGCAATTACGGGAGATGGTAAGGAGGCAAACAGTACAAGTTTTATACTCTGGGAGTAGTGTTATTGTTTCAGATAGGCATGAGGATTATGAGCTGACTTGCAAGCCTCTTGCAATTACCGGCAAACAGAAGATGAAAGTATTGGTAGAAAAGAAGTTGATAACCTAGGTACTTGTTCTGCAATTCTGAATACATAATCGTTTTAGCTTATGTTTAAATTGTCTGCACAACATATATTTTTCAGACCATAGACATTTTAAGATCAGAATACGGGTGTTCAAAACTGTTTGAACTGATGGTTTTAAAGCTAGCTGCATATGAGCAGTTTGATTAATGGACTTGGAAATATGTTTCTGGAAACAAACCAATTATACAGCAATTCAAATAAGAAATAGGGCTAAGTAGTTATGGTGGATAAAGAGATAAGACTAGCCAAATAAAGATGAGGGTAGTAAGAGTTTCTTACTACAGGCTACTCTCTATAATAGAACATTTAAGGTCGTGCTCTTTTGTTGCTACATGCAGGGCACTTGTACTGTTTGATATGTTCAGCTCTAGCTGGAGTTATCTTCACACACTTCCCATGGAACCATACCTCACAAACGTCACAGCAGATCCAGAAATCATCAGTACCAGTACCATCACCGTCTCCACAAGCACCACAAAGGGTTTCCCCGTGttcatcctcatcctcttccTCTGATCCATCTTCCTCATTGTTTGCCTGCATTGCCTTTGAGTTTTTGCCATCTGAAGATATCTGCATTTCgagacaaaaaatatatattaacctaCATCTGAAAACCTAAGAAGAAACTCAAAACTAACCCAACCAACAAGGTAAAACTTTGAGTTGAGTTTCATTAAGCATTGTTGTCTTTATCCACTCTACGGAGAAGCTTACATGGTATGGTCTATAGAGACTTCCAAGAGAAAGATCATGAATTAACTAAGATCCCCCTCCCCGACCAAAAAAAAGGTAGTAATGGACTGAGTGCTATTTGGTGCTCAACTTTGCCAATCTTAGTTTCCCAGAACAAGGAAAAGGAATAAAAAAAGGTAATAGTCTTTACCACTTTCGAATCAGACTTGGATAGATTGCCATTTCGATTTGCAGCAGAGGACTTTTCCTTTGTttgctttttcatatttccaGTGACTACTTCAAATATGGTAGGAACCCCATTGATCATATCAAACAAGCGTTTCCTAAATTAGACAAGTCAAACAAGTTAGCAATATAAAACATGTGTTTAAAATCATGAAACCATCTACCTATCAGCTTTGTCGAAAGCGAATCTGGACCCGAAGTAAAAAGAGACTGAGAGCAACCAAGTGTCGCTGTGGATAGCAACAAGAGAAAGCCATTCCTTCTCAGAAAGTCCATCTCTTGCAAAGTTAATGCCTAGAGCTGGCTCTGGAAGCTCAGGAGGCACTTCTTCAGCTGGTAAGTTAACTTCCCATTGTTCGTTTGGTAACCCATACAAGCAAAGATTCTCTTTCTCTGATTATCATAGAAAAACAAACAATTCTGAGTCAAATTACCACATAAGAGTAAGGATTGGGAAGAAAATCGAGCAAAAGAGAAACCCTAACCAGGGTCGCATTGCTGGTAAAACTCTCCAACAtctgcaaaagaaaaagaaaaaatgaggGAATCAATTAGATCGGAGATGAAAACATCATACAAACAGATCCAAACAAGCTAGAAAACCCGGAAATTATGAATACAAAATTGCGAATACCGGAGGTGAGAGCTTTGACAATGGCGGCTCTACGGCCTTTGAAATCCCTGAAAACTTCTTCGACGGTGCGAGGATTGGAGAGACCAGCTCCTCCTTCCATTgctatctctctctctgtggtttggatccttttttaaaaaattaaatcgaGAAGACGCCGTGGACTGTGCTCAAGACCAGACCCGATCTTCTTTCTTATTGAAAGTCAGTTTTTGCTTTTGGTCAAAGTTGGGTTCGGGTCGGATCGTAGGTGCAAACCAAAAGCCCAGGCTCGTTAATTAATTATTGGACAATGTATATTTTTCTGTGGGGGTTAATGAAAACAAACCTCAACTAGACCCAtccatatatacacacacatttTGGCTTTCATTAACCAAGTGAAAAACACATGATTGTTACCTATATACAGATTAAACCACGCACACAATGGAGTCAATTAGTATCACACATAGATAGATCCTACGCTACTCAAACGATAGCTCATTGTAATTTCACCAATGTTTTGTATATAATgattttgtattgaaaaatcgGGTCTTAATGGCAGCTTTTTGATCTGGACCATAAACTTAGCTTTTGATGGTGTGGAGCAAGCACCACCGAACGTCCCCGGTGGTGGGATGTACTGCTTCACCGCAACCTCAACCAAAGCCTGATGACAATTCCATCGGGCTGAGACCTTGCGCCACGACGTCTCCGGGAACCTAAGAGCGAGACCACATCATCCACTGTCAGTCAATTCACCATCGTGGGGTGGTATATATAGGGTGGACGAGGGTTCTCACTGAGCCAGGCGCCTCCGTCGTAGAGCTTTCGTCGTGGATTGAAAATTAGATTTGCGTCGCTCCAACCCTAAAAGCCGACCTTCGATGCATCAGTCTCTCCACAGCCTCGCGCTTTTCCATAGATCCGCCGCTTCTCTGTCCTTCAGTCTCGAAAATATCGCTAGTTAAGCAATGATAGTAGAGAGGAATCACGCATATCGGTAGGGATTGAGCAGATACAAAGgaaggaaaaaggaaaagaagattAAGCATGAGGGGGAGTGTCATGTCCCCGTTCCTGGAACTTGACATAGGGTCTATACGTTTCAACAGAAACGGGACTGCTTTGGTTTAGATCATGGGAATTGATCGTGAACAAGCTGTAATGAAGTGAATGATCAGAATGGACCATgtgaaaactaagtctaggtctggaaatgtACCAAGGGACTTATAAGGATTCAATAAGATGAAGGAAACTAGCTGGACGTAGAGTATGACAACTAGGAGATGCAAGGAAGAAGCTCAACCGGCTGGACGAAGCTCGGTTGGAGCTCAAGTAGAGTGTGTTAGTTCCACACTCACTGGTAAGCTCACACTATCTGATCTACTAGCTGACTCAGCTGGGTTcagctgggggtcagctcaactcagctggactgagtgttcaagtgTTAGGCAGTTGGACCGGGTCCAGACAGTGACCGGGCCTTGTGGACGACCCATGTGTACCGATGGGCCGGTGGGCTCTTGTGGTTGAACCATGGGCGTGGGCAATCACTTTGGGCTTGTTTTAGACATGTACAGGGGTGGTTTGGGAGGCCCAGGACGTGAATTTAAAATGGCAAGAAACCGCCAAGAGGCAGTTACTAGGCGGCGGTTACGGGAAAAAGGGAAAAACCGCCCCATTTGGCTCACTTTTGGTAACTGCTCATCCAGGCAGTTAAGGGGGCAGTTATATCCGACTTCTTCCTTGTATTTTTGTCCCTACCTGTGGAAAATATCATTCAGAGACTGAGAAAAAAatgagagttggtcggattcccaatccaagacccatggtggtgtgaaggccataaagagacagttttgaggcggatcaagggggaagttgagaacgaccctctgaacggttttgatcattgttgacaacacccaaagccttatctggagcctgtgaacacacgcaaatagtgaggaaaggagggagttggccggaatccattcccaagggccaatgcagccttaaagggagattggtgtggaaagcagtttcatgggggaacaaagagggaagtgatgcacgacctttggatggtgattgatcatggatgatcatgtctaaggcttcctctgtgtcttgggaacacacgcaattggttaggagagaagggggaaggcttgactccactctcaaaggcatgaacagccttgaagatggatgcagtatagaaactggtttcatggaagttccatggaaggagtgatgggtACGAatcatggttagatcttatcaatactgggagtatgtgataagggtttgatgaaggcgtgctaggaggagcatggacgcccctgatgaggtaacaggtggggactgcagaccattggacatagtctggtacattatgggcagatctggtcctgcagttacaccttactctgttttatgattattaatcatattatcccttcttcttatgattgagattgatgattagacatattagcactgaaccatggcttggccggttcagaagaaccctccatggccttggtttggcagctaagtccggatctcctacttcctgatgggtttatggcgatctgactttggaatcctcttagtggtgaattatcatgaattatcatggtatttagggatttttatctgattgatttcgagatggtcaaggtggccggtggggctgttctaggtcaaGATCCATAGGTTCGAGATCGGTTCTTGAAATtatgacttgaccattctcttagttaatatttatcatgaattatcatgaatcctaatgtgtttttagggattgatttagagatggtccattgggccggtttggctgatcttggccgagatctatgggatggaggccggttctgggaaatctgattggaccattctcttagttatgatttatcatgaattgtcatgaattttaattgatttttggagcaggtttgcttgcagtcgaaattgcacctgagggcatattgtggtcagatccttgtgttaggataacTGATcgtatgtttgtgtgctggaacatattgtcacttatgatattgatcataaggaattgctggttatcaaccttggtgttggtaacgcaggccgtgtgtgatctgatcatgggcaaggatggacgacctgatccttggatgatggatcaaggtgtctgatctgattgatcaaaggaagcaccggtggtaagagcaacactaatcaggttcagtgggacatggttccatgactgattaggaagtatgaagactcatcagttctgagtcatgt
The window above is part of the Brassica napus cultivar Da-Ae chromosome C3, Da-Ae, whole genome shotgun sequence genome. Proteins encoded here:
- the LOC106376322 gene encoding PHD finger protein ALFIN-LIKE 3 yields the protein MEGGAGLSNPRTVEEVFRDFKGRRAAIVKALTSDVGEFYQQCDPEKENLCLYGLPNEQWEVNLPAEEVPPELPEPALGINFARDGLSEKEWLSLVAIHSDTWLLSVSFYFGSRFAFDKADRKRLFDMINGVPTIFEVVTGNMKKQTKEKSSAANRNGNLSKSDSKVISSDGKNSKAMQANNEEDGSEEEDEDEHGETLCGACGDGDGTGTDDFWICCDVCEVWFHGKCVKITPARAEHIKQYKCPACSNKRARP